The Streptomyces sp. NBC_01268 genome window below encodes:
- a CDS encoding IS701 family transposase, which produces MSSSISGTARATMGDEEARMRMFLDEIFRPLHRAEQRRWARAYLRGLIHVSGRKTPKSMARTERLPPAAAHSLHQFINASTWDWEPVRRRLALRVAAGAAPYAWTATELLIPKRGEHSVGVHRRLDAESGRTVNCQRAVGLFLVTDTHCYPVDWSLVLDGPWGWDQERRLRARIPDEETARSFGACVLDYAAGTAAHPRLPRLPWVLDLSRSEDASGVLAGLARHRADILCEVNPGQVVIGGRRTPTVTTVGGLMDERNARQPYVMTRQAPDPRLRSAARAPLYTYAGTVRFPLRAVGTDGAARGYRLLELPDPDGLRPARYWITSLADRRVERILALMRSRATVRSTVTALQERFGVLDFEGRSYPGWHHHMTMTSAAYAYQHLRRRGSVPAPPSRSPTPVPARAAG; this is translated from the coding sequence ATGTCGTCAAGCATCTCGGGCACGGCACGCGCGACCATGGGGGACGAGGAAGCGCGCATGCGGATGTTCCTCGACGAGATCTTCAGACCCCTCCACAGGGCCGAGCAACGCCGCTGGGCCCGGGCGTACCTACGGGGCCTGATCCACGTCTCGGGGCGGAAGACGCCGAAGAGCATGGCCCGCACCGAGCGGTTACCGCCGGCGGCGGCGCACAGCCTGCACCAGTTCATCAACGCGAGCACCTGGGACTGGGAGCCGGTGCGCAGGAGACTCGCCCTGCGGGTGGCGGCGGGCGCGGCCCCGTACGCCTGGACCGCCACGGAGCTCCTCATCCCCAAGCGCGGCGAACACTCGGTGGGGGTGCACCGGCGGCTGGACGCGGAGAGCGGTCGGACCGTCAACTGCCAGCGCGCGGTGGGACTCTTCCTCGTCACGGACACCCACTGCTACCCGGTCGACTGGAGCCTGGTGCTCGACGGCCCGTGGGGCTGGGACCAGGAGCGCCGGCTGCGGGCGCGGATCCCGGACGAGGAGACCGCGCGGTCGTTCGGCGCCTGCGTGCTCGACTACGCGGCGGGGACCGCGGCGCACCCCCGGCTGCCCCGGCTGCCCTGGGTGCTCGACCTGTCCCGCAGCGAGGACGCGAGCGGGGTGCTGGCCGGGCTCGCCCGGCACCGGGCGGACATCCTGTGCGAGGTGAACCCGGGCCAGGTCGTGATCGGCGGACGCCGCACCCCGACGGTGACCACCGTGGGCGGCCTGATGGACGAACGCAACGCGCGTCAGCCGTACGTGATGACCCGCCAGGCTCCCGATCCGCGTCTCCGGAGCGCCGCGCGGGCCCCTCTCTACACCTACGCCGGTACGGTGCGGTTCCCGTTGCGCGCGGTCGGCACCGACGGCGCCGCGCGCGGCTACCGGCTGCTCGAACTTCCCGACCCCGACGGGCTGCGACCCGCCCGGTACTGGATCACCAGCCTCGCCGACCGGCGGGTGGAACGGATCCTGGCGCTGATGCGCAGCCGTGCCACCGTCCGCTCGACCGTCACCGCGCTGCAGGAACGGTTCGGCGTACTGGATTTCGAAGGCCGTTCCTACCCCGGATGGCACCACCACATGACGATGACCTCCGCCGCCTACGCGTACCAGCACCTGCGCCGGCGCGGCAGCGTCCCCGCCCCGCCGTCCCGCAGCCCCACCCCCGTGCCGGCCCGGGCAGCGGGCTGA
- a CDS encoding MFS transporter: MSTSPDTTAAPASPPTAAGEGGEPQKLPLFALLALATAVFITSLTETLPAGLLPAMSQDLNVSESATGQTVTIYALGTALTAIPLTAATARWRRKRLLLTAMAGFAVANTVTAVSSVYGVTMVARFVAGVAAGLAWALLAGYARRMSPVHLQGKAIAIAMAGIPVALSLGVPAGTFIGSQLGWRVAFFAMTGLTVLLLLWISAAVPDYPGQEAGERPKMLRALKVPGVSPVLFVTLVFVLAHTILYAYIATFLDDLGLGGSTDLVLLVFGGASLASIWIVGAQIHRRLRALTVASTLLVAVAAALLAVLSDNTALVYVAAALWGLGWGGVPTLLQTAVADAGGEQADSAQAMLVTLWNVAMAGGGIIGGVLLDAVGSDSFPWTVLLLLAPVLVVVLAARAHGFPAKRPTD; the protein is encoded by the coding sequence ATGAGCACCTCACCCGACACCACCGCCGCTCCCGCCTCGCCACCGACGGCGGCGGGCGAGGGCGGCGAGCCGCAGAAGCTGCCGCTGTTCGCCCTGCTCGCCCTGGCGACCGCCGTCTTCATCACCAGCCTCACCGAGACCCTGCCCGCCGGCCTGCTGCCCGCGATGAGCCAGGACCTGAACGTCAGCGAGTCGGCGACCGGCCAGACGGTCACCATCTACGCGCTCGGCACCGCCCTGACCGCGATCCCGCTCACCGCGGCCACCGCGCGCTGGCGGCGCAAGCGGCTGCTGCTCACCGCCATGGCGGGCTTCGCCGTGGCCAACACGGTCACGGCCGTGTCGTCCGTGTACGGCGTGACGATGGTCGCGCGCTTCGTCGCGGGTGTGGCCGCCGGTCTGGCCTGGGCGCTGCTCGCCGGTTACGCGCGGCGCATGTCGCCCGTCCACCTCCAGGGCAAGGCCATCGCCATCGCCATGGCCGGCATCCCGGTGGCGCTCTCGCTCGGCGTCCCCGCCGGCACCTTCATCGGCTCCCAACTGGGCTGGCGGGTCGCCTTCTTCGCGATGACCGGCCTCACGGTCCTGCTGCTCCTGTGGATCTCCGCCGCCGTGCCGGACTACCCGGGCCAGGAAGCGGGCGAGCGGCCGAAGATGCTGCGCGCCCTGAAGGTGCCGGGAGTCAGCCCGGTGCTGTTCGTGACGCTGGTCTTCGTCCTCGCGCACACCATCCTGTACGCGTACATCGCCACGTTCCTCGACGACCTGGGACTGGGCGGCAGCACCGATCTGGTACTGCTGGTCTTCGGTGGCGCCTCGCTCGCCAGCATCTGGATCGTGGGCGCGCAGATCCACCGCCGGCTGCGTGCGCTGACGGTCGCGAGCACCCTGCTCGTCGCCGTGGCGGCGGCGCTGCTCGCGGTGCTCTCCGACAACACGGCTCTGGTCTACGTCGCGGCGGCCCTGTGGGGTCTGGGCTGGGGCGGGGTGCCGACCCTGCTGCAGACGGCGGTCGCGGACGCGGGCGGCGAACAGGCCGACTCCGCACAGGCGATGCTCGTCACGCTGTGGAACGTGGCCATGGCGGGCGGCGGCATCATCGGCGGTGTCCTGCTCGACGCCGTCGGCAGCGACTCCTTCCCGTGGACGGTGCTGCTGCTCCTGGCTCCGGTGCTCGTGGTGGTCCTGGCCGCCCGCGCCCACGGCTTCCCCGCCAAGCGCCCCACCGACTGA